The following proteins come from a genomic window of Anticarsia gemmatalis isolate Benzon Research Colony breed Stoneville strain chromosome 25, ilAntGemm2 primary, whole genome shotgun sequence:
- the LOC142983860 gene encoding protein THEM6-like — MWTVCVPGWAAAVVAGALFLYSSMDVAYFARMMYTVAKARYFKKKVCILGTTEVDAWCLINDIDTLLYHMNNARYLRELDFARADFYERTGLYANIKVAGGSVVQAAATIRYRRFLKPFTKFTITSKAIYWDDKTVFMEHEFVGPGGFVHAVAVCRQRVIDTSAAAIAELLLQLHCGGTCRQPPGKMPPELELWVQCNELSSARLRAPTAPLPTLDATQNIGAGEMVTATE, encoded by the exons ATGTGGACGGTATGCGTGCCAGGATGGGCAGCGGCTGTGGTGGCCGGCGCTCTGTTCCTGTACAGCAGCATGGACGTTGCCTACTTCGCTAGGATGATGTACACCGTCGCTAAAGCGCGCTACTTCAAGAAGAAGGTCTGCATACTTGGGACTACGGAAGTTGATG CATGGTGTCTAATTAACGATATAGACACGCTGCTCTACCATATGAACAACGCCCGCTATCTCCGAGAGCTGGACTTTGCGCGAGCAGACTTTTACGAACGAACAGGCCTGTACGCCAACATCAAGGTGGCAGGTGGATCCGTGGTGCAAGCCGCTGCTACCATCAGATATAGGCGGTTTTTGAAACCGTTTACCAAGTTTACTATTACTTCtaaa GCAATCTACTGGGACGACAAGACAGTATTCATGGAGCACGAGTTCGTCGGCCCGGGTGGGTTCGTGCACGCGGTGGCGGTGTGCCGGCAGCGCGTCATCGACACCTCGGCCGCTGCCATCGCCGAGCTGCTGCTACAGCTGCACTGCGGCGGCACCTGCCGACAGCCGCCAGGGAAGATGCCGCCTGAG TTGGAGCTTTGGGTGCAATGCAACGAACTGAGTTCAGCCAGGCTTCGAGCACCGACTGCTCCATTACCAACACTAGACGCAACCCAAAACATTGGCGCCGGCGAAATGGTCACAGCGACCGAGTGA
- the LOC142983823 gene encoding uncharacterized protein LOC142983823, giving the protein MKEFKYNVIQLIEGVKDRPCLWDKTTENYKDRVERRLAWEEIFAMLEEGYENMTPEEKRLTGEHILHKWTNIRDTFVKSLKTKMGRPKRRYLLYDHLKFLTKITPEQIVVEPTEFSNEANEEIPFMKQEADAEPQSPESSESYEPSTIEKNISKPNNFCAIESTYSQKKSKRNDFGELNSGEYYMSEESPTTRRKSKRIFSLDLNKDKKKKKRSMNDVESMSADIDFIEVDESDNPRVMNEDEAFFASLLPTVVKYSENERLEFRIEVLSVMRKIMDKRKWSNE; this is encoded by the exons ATGAAGGAATTTAAATACAATGTGATACAGTTAATCGAAGGTGTTAAGGATAGACCATGTTTGTGGGACAAAACTACAGAGAATTATAAAGATCGAGTGGAAAGGAGACTAGCTTGGGAGGAAATATTTGCTATGTTGGAGGAGGGATACGAAAATATGACGCCGGAAGAAAAAAGACTGACAG GTGAACACATTTTGCACAAATGGACGAACATAAGGGACACATTTGTAAAAtcacttaaaactaaaatgggGCGGCCAAAAAGACGATACCTTTTGTACGATCATCTAAAATTCCTTACTAAAATAACACCAGAGCAAATAGTTGTCGAACCTACCGAATTCAGCAACGAAGCGAATGAAGAAATCCCTTTTATGAAGCAGGAAGCTGACGCTGAACCGCAATCACCCGAATCATCGGAGAGCTACGAACCAAGCACTATCGAGAAAAATATCTCGAAACCGAATAATTTCTGTGCCATCGAAAGCACTTACAGTCAAAAGAAGTCGAAGCGAAATGACTTCGGTGAGTTGAATTCCGGTGAGTACTACATGAGCGAAGAGAGCCCTACCACAAGAAGGAAATCAAAACGTATATTTTCGTTAGACttgaataaagataaaaagaagaagaaaagatCTATGAATGACGTAGAATCTATGAGTGCTgatatagattttattgaaGTAGATGAAAGTGATAATCCAAGAGTAATGAATGAGGACGAAGCGTTCTTTGCTTCATTGTTGCCTACCGTCGTCAAGTATAGTGAGAATGAGAGACTCGAGTTTAGAATCGAAGTTCTTTCGGTAATGAGAAAAATTATGGATAAGCGAAAGTGGTCAAATGAATGA